The Streptomyces sp. NBC_01775 genome includes a region encoding these proteins:
- a CDS encoding beta-N-acetylhexosaminidase — MGRRFRPLLMVCAALLAATALPAAQAGADAGTSTDRSTGTGTGTGKDMGTDSAHSPRPLDQVVPAPASVRPKGKPYTITPRTMIRVTGGSGHEQGQSRGQGQRQGQGHGGGGPGASKEALRTAEQLAELLRPSTGYRLPVTTRPGRDGIQLRLVGDRELGSEGYRLAVDERAAVISAEESAGLFHGVQTLRQLLPATVEARDEQPGPWRIAGGTIADKPRYAYRGAMLDVSRHFFTVDKVKRYIDQLALYKINKLHLHLSDDQGWRIAIDSWPRLAQYGGSTQVGGGPGGHYTKADYREIIRYASARQLTVVPEIDMPGHTNAALASYAELNCDGKAPPLYTGTEVGFSSLCVPLERTYDFVDDVIRELAAMTPGPYLHIGGDEAHSTSHEDYVAFMDRVQPVVAKYGKKAIGWHQITGATPAKGTVAQYWGYDRTSAAERAQVAEAAKKGTQLVLSPADRSYLDMKYDKDTPLGLSWAGFVEVQRSYDWNPGAYLEGAPADSVLGVEAPLWSETLSTSKQVEYMAFPRLPGVAELGWSPASTHDWDRYKHRLAQQAPRWDQLGMDYYRSPQVPWPGR, encoded by the coding sequence ATGGGACGACGATTCAGACCGCTCCTGATGGTCTGTGCCGCACTCCTCGCCGCTACCGCCCTGCCTGCCGCGCAGGCCGGGGCCGACGCCGGGACGAGCACGGACAGGAGCACCGGCACGGGTACCGGAACGGGTAAGGACATGGGCACGGACAGCGCGCACAGCCCCAGACCGCTCGATCAGGTGGTGCCCGCGCCTGCCTCCGTACGGCCGAAGGGCAAGCCGTACACGATCACGCCGAGGACCATGATCCGGGTGACCGGCGGCTCGGGACACGAGCAGGGGCAGAGCCGGGGACAAGGACAGAGGCAAGGGCAAGGGCATGGCGGTGGTGGGCCGGGGGCGTCGAAGGAGGCGCTCAGGACCGCCGAGCAGCTCGCGGAGCTGCTGCGGCCCTCGACCGGATACCGGCTGCCCGTCACCACCCGTCCCGGCCGGGACGGCATCCAGCTGAGGCTGGTCGGCGACCGCGAGCTCGGCTCCGAGGGGTACCGCCTGGCGGTCGACGAGCGCGCGGCCGTCATCAGCGCCGAGGAGAGCGCCGGGCTCTTCCACGGGGTGCAGACACTGCGGCAGTTGCTGCCGGCCACCGTCGAGGCGCGCGACGAGCAGCCGGGCCCCTGGCGCATCGCGGGCGGCACCATCGCGGACAAGCCGCGCTACGCCTACCGGGGCGCGATGCTCGATGTCTCACGGCACTTCTTCACCGTCGACAAGGTCAAGCGCTACATCGACCAGCTCGCCCTCTACAAGATCAACAAGCTGCATCTGCACCTGTCCGATGACCAGGGCTGGCGCATCGCCATCGACTCCTGGCCCCGTCTCGCCCAGTACGGCGGCAGCACCCAGGTCGGCGGCGGCCCCGGCGGCCACTACACCAAGGCCGACTACCGCGAGATCATCCGCTACGCCTCCGCGCGGCAGCTGACCGTGGTGCCCGAGATCGACATGCCGGGTCACACCAACGCGGCGCTGGCCTCCTACGCCGAGCTGAACTGCGACGGCAAAGCACCTCCCCTCTACACCGGTACCGAGGTCGGCTTCAGCTCGCTGTGCGTCCCGCTGGAGCGCACGTACGACTTCGTGGACGACGTGATCAGGGAGCTGGCTGCCATGACGCCCGGCCCCTACCTGCACATCGGCGGGGACGAGGCGCACTCCACCAGCCATGAGGACTACGTGGCCTTCATGGACCGCGTCCAGCCCGTCGTCGCCAAGTACGGCAAGAAGGCGATCGGCTGGCACCAGATCACCGGCGCCACCCCGGCCAAGGGCACTGTCGCGCAGTACTGGGGCTACGACCGGACCAGCGCGGCGGAGCGCGCGCAGGTGGCGGAGGCCGCGAAGAAGGGCACCCAGCTGGTGCTCTCGCCCGCCGACCGCTCGTACCTCGACATGAAGTACGACAAGGACACGCCGCTGGGCCTGTCCTGGGCGGGCTTCGTGGAGGTCCAGCGCTCCTACGACTGGAACCCCGGGGCCTATCTGGAAGGAGCGCCCGCCGACTCGGTGCTCGGCGTCGAGGCGCCGCTGTGGTCGGAGACCCTGTCGACCAGCAAGCAGGTCGAGTACATGGCCTTCCCGCGCCTGCCGGGTGTGGCCGAGCTGGGCTGGTCGCCGGCCTCGACCCACGACTGGGACCGCTACAAGCACCGCCTCGCACAACAGGCGCCCCGCTGGGATCAGTTGGGCATGGACTACTACCGCTCGCCGCAGGTGCCGTGGCCCGGACGGTGA
- a CDS encoding oxidoreductase has protein sequence MPASDTPTTPNSATTPVWFITGCSTGLGRALATAVLGRGHRAVVTARDLAQVADLAAAHPGRALPLPLDVTAKDQVEQAVEQAEAAFGSIDVLVNNAGYGYLAAVEEGEDEEVRALFDTNVLGLADVTRAVLPGMRARRAGHIVNVSSLGGLAAFGATGYYHATKFAVEGLSESLAAEVGPLGIKVTIVEPAAFRTNWSGPSMRQSRVRIDDYAETAGARRAATLATYGHQPGDPARAADAVITAVEAEDPPLRLLLGKAAYDIASARLGTLKTTFDTWRDLTLSADYPTADHPAASEKKPA, from the coding sequence ATGCCCGCCAGCGACACCCCCACCACCCCCAACAGCGCCACCACCCCCGTCTGGTTCATCACCGGCTGCTCGACGGGCCTGGGCCGGGCGCTGGCCACCGCCGTCCTGGGGCGCGGCCATCGGGCCGTCGTCACCGCCCGCGACCTCGCACAGGTGGCCGACCTGGCCGCCGCCCACCCCGGACGCGCCCTGCCCCTGCCGCTCGATGTCACAGCAAAGGACCAGGTCGAGCAGGCGGTCGAACAGGCGGAAGCCGCCTTCGGCTCCATCGACGTCCTGGTCAACAACGCCGGCTACGGCTATCTGGCCGCCGTCGAGGAGGGCGAGGACGAGGAGGTCCGCGCGCTGTTCGACACCAACGTCCTCGGCCTGGCCGACGTCACCAGGGCGGTCCTGCCGGGCATGCGCGCCCGCCGCGCGGGCCACATCGTCAACGTCTCCTCGCTCGGGGGCCTCGCCGCTTTCGGGGCCACGGGCTACTACCACGCGACCAAGTTCGCCGTGGAGGGCCTGTCGGAGTCGCTGGCAGCCGAGGTCGGTCCGCTGGGTATCAAGGTGACGATCGTGGAGCCTGCCGCGTTCCGTACGAACTGGTCCGGCCCCTCCATGCGCCAGTCGCGGGTCCGCATCGACGACTACGCCGAGACCGCGGGCGCACGCCGTGCGGCAACCCTCGCCACCTACGGCCACCAGCCCGGTGACCCCGCACGCGCCGCCGACGCGGTCATCACCGCGGTGGAGGCGGAGGACCCGCCGCTGCGGCTGCTGCTCGGCAAGGCCGCGTACGACATCGCCTCGGCCCGGCTCGGCACGCTCAAGACCACCTTCGACACCTGGCGCGACCTCACCCTCAGCGCCGACTACCCCACCGCCGACCACCCCGCCGCCTCGGAGAAGAAGCCCGCGTAA
- a CDS encoding hydroxymethylglutaryl-CoA lyase: MTGAGSGAGSGPGDGSGLPMAFPVEGLPARVRIHEVGPRDGLQNEKTVVPVEVKAEFIRRLVAAGLRTVEATSFVHPKWVPQLADAEELYPLVSGLRDADHPSGPATPAGSDSSDSSDQLDGPARVSLPVLVPNDRGLERALALGARQVAVFASATESFARANLNRTVDGALEMFEPVVARAKKERLTVRGYLSMCFGDPWEGPVPVAQVVRVCKALAEMGCDELSLGDTIGVATPGHVSALLSALHEAGLPASGTGLGSGAGPAQGATPGAAPATAPGATPSAAPSVPSGTPRLPPGTPRLAVHFHDTYGQALSNTLAALQHGVTTVDASAGGLGGCPYARSATGNLATEDLVWMLRGLGIETGVDLDLLSSTSLWMAERLGRPSPSRTVRALSGTASPKEK, translated from the coding sequence ATGACGGGAGCCGGGAGCGGAGCGGGGTCGGGGCCCGGAGACGGATCGGGGCTGCCCATGGCGTTCCCCGTGGAGGGGTTGCCGGCACGGGTCCGTATCCACGAGGTGGGGCCACGGGACGGGTTGCAGAACGAGAAGACGGTCGTCCCGGTCGAGGTGAAGGCGGAATTCATCCGGCGACTGGTGGCGGCCGGGCTGCGCACCGTTGAGGCGACCAGTTTTGTGCACCCCAAATGGGTGCCCCAGCTCGCCGACGCCGAGGAGCTGTATCCCCTGGTGAGCGGCCTGCGCGACGCGGATCACCCCAGCGGGCCCGCCACCCCCGCCGGCTCCGACAGCTCCGACAGCTCCGACCAGTTGGACGGCCCCGCCAGAGTGTCGCTTCCCGTGCTGGTGCCCAACGACCGGGGGCTGGAGAGGGCGTTGGCGCTGGGGGCACGGCAGGTCGCGGTGTTCGCCAGCGCCACCGAGTCCTTCGCCCGGGCCAATCTCAACCGCACGGTGGACGGCGCGCTGGAGATGTTCGAGCCCGTGGTGGCCCGCGCCAAGAAGGAGCGGCTCACGGTGCGCGGCTATCTGTCCATGTGCTTCGGCGACCCGTGGGAGGGCCCGGTGCCCGTCGCCCAGGTGGTGCGGGTGTGCAAGGCGCTGGCGGAGATGGGCTGTGACGAGCTGAGCCTGGGCGACACCATCGGCGTGGCCACCCCCGGCCATGTGAGCGCCCTCCTCTCCGCCCTGCACGAGGCAGGACTGCCCGCCTCGGGAACGGGCCTCGGCTCCGGAGCGGGCCCCGCCCAGGGAGCCACCCCAGGAGCCGCCCCGGCGACCGCGCCAGGAGCCACGCCGAGTGCGGCCCCGAGCGTCCCCTCGGGCACTCCCCGTCTCCCACCGGGCACCCCCCGTCTCGCCGTGCACTTCCACGACACCTACGGCCAAGCCCTCTCCAACACCCTCGCGGCGCTCCAGCACGGCGTCACGACGGTGGACGCCTCGGCCGGGGGCCTGGGCGGCTGCCCCTACGCCAGGAGCGCCACCGGCAATCTCGCCACCGAAGACCTCGTCTGGATGCTGCGCGGTCTGGGCATCGAAACAGGCGTCGACCTGGACCTTCTCAGCAGCACCAGCCTCTGGATGGCGGAGCGCCTCGGCCGCCCCAGCCCCTCCCGCACGGTCCGCGCCCTCAGCGGCACGGCCTCCCCGAAGGAGAAGTGA
- a CDS encoding acyl-CoA dehydrogenase family protein — translation MALDHRLSPEHEELRKTVEEFAHDVVAPAIGEFYERHAFPYEIVRQMGTMGLFGLPFPEEYGGMGGDYLALCLALEELARVDSSVAITLEAGVSLGAMPLYLFGTEEQKREWLPRLCAGEMLGAFGLTEPECGSDAGGTRTTAVRDTSTGEWVINGTKSFITNSGTDMTGLVTVTAVTARKEDGSPRISTIIVPSGTPGFTVAPAYSKVGWNASDTHELSFSDVRVPEANLLGEEGRGYAQFLRILDEGRIAISALATGLAQGCVDESVRYANTRTAFGKTIGANQAIQFKLADMEMRAHTSRISWRDAASRLLAGEPFKKEAALAKLYSSEIAVTNAREATQIHGGYGFMNEYPVARMWRDAKILEIGEGTSEVQRMLIARELGVGV, via the coding sequence ATGGCTCTCGACCACCGCCTCTCGCCCGAGCACGAGGAACTGCGCAAGACCGTCGAGGAGTTCGCCCACGACGTCGTGGCCCCCGCGATCGGCGAGTTCTACGAGCGGCACGCCTTCCCGTACGAAATCGTCCGCCAGATGGGCACGATGGGCCTGTTCGGGCTGCCGTTCCCCGAGGAGTACGGCGGCATGGGCGGTGACTACCTCGCGCTCTGCCTCGCCCTGGAGGAGCTGGCCAGGGTTGACTCCTCTGTCGCCATCACGCTGGAGGCCGGCGTCTCGCTGGGGGCCATGCCGCTGTATCTGTTCGGCACGGAAGAGCAGAAGCGCGAGTGGCTGCCCCGGCTGTGCGCGGGGGAGATGCTGGGCGCTTTCGGGCTGACGGAGCCCGAGTGCGGCTCGGACGCGGGCGGCACCCGCACCACAGCCGTACGGGACACGTCCACGGGCGAGTGGGTGATCAACGGCACCAAGTCGTTCATCACCAACTCGGGTACGGACATGACGGGCCTGGTCACGGTCACGGCCGTCACCGCCCGCAAGGAGGACGGCTCACCACGCATCTCCACGATCATCGTGCCGTCCGGCACCCCGGGCTTCACGGTCGCGCCCGCATACTCCAAGGTCGGCTGGAACGCTTCGGACACCCACGAGCTGTCCTTCTCCGACGTCCGCGTTCCCGAGGCCAATCTGCTCGGCGAAGAGGGCCGTGGCTACGCCCAGTTCCTGCGCATCCTGGACGAGGGCAGAATCGCGATCTCCGCACTCGCCACAGGCCTCGCACAAGGCTGCGTCGACGAGTCGGTGCGCTACGCCAACACCCGTACCGCCTTCGGGAAGACGATCGGCGCCAACCAGGCCATCCAGTTCAAGCTCGCCGACATGGAGATGCGCGCCCACACCTCCCGCATCTCCTGGCGGGACGCGGCCTCACGGCTGCTGGCGGGCGAGCCGTTCAAGAAGGAGGCGGCGCTGGCCAAGCTCTACTCCTCCGAGATCGCCGTCACCAACGCCCGCGAGGCCACCCAGATCCACGGCGGCTACGGCTTCATGAACGAGTATCCGGTCGCCCGTATGTGGCGGGACGCGAAGATCCTGGAGATCGGCGAGGGCACCAGCGAGGTCCAGCGCATGCTCATCGCCCGCGAGCTGGGAGTCGGAGTGTGA
- the glmS gene encoding glutamine--fructose-6-phosphate transaminase (isomerizing), whose amino-acid sequence MCGIVGYIGKRDTAPLLLEGLQRLEYRGYDSAGIAIQVTSGGKPAGLKTAKAKGRVRDLEERVPKRFAGTSGIAHTRWATHGAPNDVNAHPHLDPEEKVAVVHNGIIDNAAELRAKLTADGVTFVSDTDTEVLAHLIARAQGERLEARVQEALRHIEGTYGIAVLHADFPERIVVARNGSPVVLGIGENEMFVASDVAALVSHTRQVVTLDDGEMATIKAGDYRTYTTEGSRTSSSPETVEYAAESYDMGGHDTYMHKEIAEQADAVDRVLRGRIDDRFATVHLGGLNLDPRDARAVRRVKILGCGTSYHAGMIGAQMIEELARIPADAEPASEFRYRNPVVDPDTLYIAVSQSGETYDALAAVQELKRKGARVLGVINVVGSAIAREADGGVYVHAGPEICVVSTKCFTNTVVSFGLLALHLGRTRDLSVKDGKRIIEGLRRLPGQIAEILAQEEEIAKLAQEYAEAHSMLFIGRVRGFPVALEASLKLKEVSYIHAEAYPASELKHGPLALIEPAMPTVAIVPDDDLLEKNRAALEEIKARSGRILAVAHQEQEKADHTILVPKNEDELDPILMGIPLQLLAYHTALTLGRDIDKPRNLAKSVTVE is encoded by the coding sequence ATGTGCGGAATCGTGGGATATATCGGCAAGCGTGATACCGCCCCGCTCCTGCTGGAGGGCCTCCAGCGGCTGGAGTACCGCGGCTACGACTCGGCCGGGATCGCCATCCAGGTCACCAGCGGCGGCAAGCCGGCCGGCCTCAAGACGGCGAAGGCCAAGGGCCGGGTGCGCGACCTGGAAGAGCGCGTACCCAAGCGCTTCGCCGGCACCTCGGGCATCGCCCACACCCGATGGGCCACCCACGGCGCCCCCAACGACGTCAACGCGCACCCGCACCTCGACCCGGAGGAGAAGGTCGCCGTCGTCCACAACGGCATCATCGACAACGCCGCCGAGCTGCGCGCCAAGCTCACCGCTGACGGTGTCACCTTCGTCTCCGACACCGACACCGAGGTCCTGGCCCATCTGATCGCCCGCGCCCAGGGCGAGCGCCTGGAGGCCCGCGTCCAGGAAGCGCTGCGCCACATCGAGGGCACCTACGGCATCGCCGTGCTGCACGCCGACTTCCCCGAGCGCATCGTGGTGGCCCGCAACGGCTCCCCCGTCGTCCTGGGCATCGGCGAGAACGAGATGTTCGTGGCCTCCGACGTCGCGGCCCTCGTCTCGCACACCCGTCAGGTCGTCACCCTGGACGACGGCGAGATGGCCACCATCAAGGCCGGCGACTACCGCACGTACACCACCGAGGGCTCGCGCACCTCCTCCTCGCCCGAGACGGTGGAGTACGCCGCCGAGTCGTACGACATGGGCGGCCACGACACCTACATGCACAAGGAGATCGCCGAGCAGGCCGACGCGGTGGACCGCGTGCTGCGCGGCAGGATCGACGACCGCTTCGCGACGGTGCACCTGGGCGGCCTCAACCTCGACCCGCGCGATGCCCGCGCCGTGCGCCGGGTGAAGATCCTCGGCTGCGGCACCTCGTACCACGCGGGCATGATCGGCGCCCAGATGATCGAGGAGCTGGCCCGGATCCCCGCCGACGCCGAGCCCGCCAGCGAGTTCCGCTACCGCAACCCGGTCGTCGACCCCGACACGCTCTACATCGCCGTCTCCCAGTCGGGCGAGACCTACGACGCGCTGGCCGCCGTCCAGGAGCTGAAGCGCAAGGGCGCCCGCGTCCTCGGCGTCATCAACGTCGTCGGCTCGGCGATCGCCCGCGAGGCGGACGGCGGGGTGTACGTCCACGCCGGGCCCGAGATCTGCGTCGTCTCCACCAAGTGCTTCACCAACACCGTCGTCTCCTTCGGCCTGCTCGCGCTGCACCTGGGCCGCACCCGCGACCTGTCGGTCAAGGACGGCAAGCGCATCATCGAGGGCCTGCGCAGGCTTCCCGGCCAGATCGCCGAGATCCTGGCGCAGGAGGAGGAGATCGCGAAGCTCGCCCAGGAGTACGCCGAGGCGCACTCGATGCTCTTCATCGGCAGGGTGCGCGGCTTCCCGGTCGCGCTGGAGGCGTCCCTCAAGCTCAAGGAGGTCTCCTACATCCACGCCGAGGCGTACCCCGCCTCCGAGTTGAAGCACGGCCCGCTCGCGCTGATCGAGCCGGCGATGCCGACGGTCGCGATCGTGCCCGACGACGACCTGCTGGAGAAGAACCGGGCCGCGCTGGAGGAGATCAAGGCCCGCAGCGGCCGGATCCTGGCCGTGGCGCACCAGGAGCAGGAGAAGGCCGATCACACGATCCTCGTCCCCAAGAACGAGGACGAGCTGGACCCGATCCTGATGGGCATCCCCCTCCAGCTGCTCGCCTACCACACGGCGCTGACGCTGGGCCGGGACATCGACAAGCCCCGCAACCTCGCCAAGTCCGTCACCGTGGAGTGA
- a CDS encoding DUF4429 domain-containing protein, with the protein MAEILQRAGTWTFDGETVRIVPGTDRQVHQLRKTLGEVAVPLRAVAGIAYEPGGRRGGRLRLRLRDGADPLSQVTSGRLPDASDPYQLAVEKDRTGVAQYFVEEVRNALLLEEVPDTPCDHYLLPGPPVPLTASGTDGTASFDGERIQIEWNWMAEQSKTSGGPRRLALRELDGVDWTPALGWESGSLRFHPKGTHPTLKPQHDPNCLMLWGVRQTRETGGSVLLAAAIVARLPHPLSQDQGAASGAGLPGPPQDAVPPALTKGASPADEADHDGLLRRLRELGELHTAGVLTDDEFRMAKKAILDRF; encoded by the coding sequence ATGGCGGAAATCCTCCAACGTGCCGGGACCTGGACCTTCGACGGGGAGACCGTCAGGATCGTGCCCGGCACCGACCGGCAGGTGCACCAACTGCGCAAGACCCTGGGAGAGGTCGCCGTGCCGCTGCGCGCCGTGGCCGGTATCGCGTACGAGCCCGGCGGACGCAGGGGCGGCAGGCTTCGCCTACGGCTGCGGGACGGCGCGGACCCTCTCTCCCAGGTGACCAGCGGACGGCTGCCGGACGCCTCGGATCCGTACCAGCTGGCGGTGGAGAAGGACCGTACGGGCGTGGCCCAGTACTTCGTCGAGGAGGTGCGCAACGCGCTGCTGCTGGAAGAGGTGCCCGACACCCCGTGCGACCACTATCTGCTGCCCGGCCCGCCGGTCCCGCTGACCGCATCGGGCACGGACGGTACGGCGTCCTTCGACGGTGAGCGCATCCAGATCGAGTGGAACTGGATGGCGGAGCAGAGCAAAACCTCCGGAGGCCCGCGCCGCCTCGCGCTCCGCGAGCTGGACGGGGTGGACTGGACCCCGGCCCTCGGCTGGGAGAGCGGCAGCCTGCGCTTCCACCCGAAGGGCACCCACCCCACGCTCAAGCCGCAGCACGACCCCAACTGCCTGATGCTGTGGGGAGTGCGGCAGACCCGCGAGACGGGCGGCTCGGTGCTGCTCGCCGCCGCGATCGTCGCGCGCCTGCCGCACCCCTTGTCCCAGGACCAGGGCGCCGCCTCCGGCGCCGGACTGCCCGGCCCGCCGCAGGACGCCGTGCCGCCCGCCCTCACCAAGGGCGCTTCACCCGCTGACGAGGCCGATCACGACGGCCTGCTGCGGCGGTTGCGCGAGCTGGGTGAGCTGCACACGGCCGGGGTGCTCACCGACGACGAGTTCCGCATGGCCAAGAAGGCCATCCTGGACCGCTTCTAA
- a CDS encoding helix-turn-helix transcriptional regulator, producing MDIDRENLLGQFLRARRELLRPEDLGMPAGPRRRVAGLRREEIAQLAGVSADYYVRLEQGRERTPSAQVVDALAQALELEEEAVAHLHRLARPAPRGRRTPVRQERVSPSLLRMMAAWSHTPAVVLDGCLTVLASNALGEALFDGHTYSGDLVRLVFLDPDARDFYPDWDRVALNTVGGLRAAVGTDYDDPRLIEVVGELSIKSETFRRLWARHDIRQKTHETKRFRHPLVGELTLDYESLTVNGAPGQQLIVYQAAPDSPSEEALSLLGSLTADAPANATRREPAQHQPPPRPGQS from the coding sequence ATGGACATCGACAGGGAAAACCTGCTCGGGCAGTTCCTGCGGGCCCGGCGCGAGCTGCTCAGGCCCGAGGACCTCGGCATGCCGGCCGGGCCCCGGCGCCGTGTGGCGGGGCTGCGCCGGGAGGAGATCGCGCAGCTCGCCGGCGTGAGCGCCGACTACTACGTACGGCTGGAGCAGGGCCGCGAGCGCACCCCGTCGGCGCAGGTGGTCGACGCGCTGGCCCAGGCGCTGGAGCTGGAGGAGGAGGCGGTCGCGCACCTGCACCGGCTCGCCCGCCCGGCCCCCCGCGGACGGCGCACGCCCGTGCGGCAGGAGCGGGTAAGCCCCAGCCTCCTGCGCATGATGGCGGCGTGGTCGCACACCCCGGCCGTGGTCCTGGACGGCTGCTTGACCGTACTGGCCTCCAACGCCCTGGGCGAGGCCCTGTTCGACGGCCACACCTACAGCGGTGACCTGGTCCGGCTGGTGTTCCTCGACCCGGACGCGCGTGACTTCTACCCGGACTGGGACCGCGTGGCGCTCAACACCGTCGGCGGACTCCGCGCGGCGGTCGGCACCGACTACGACGACCCCCGGCTCATCGAGGTCGTCGGGGAACTGTCGATCAAGAGCGAGACCTTCCGCCGGCTGTGGGCCCGCCACGACATCCGCCAGAAGACCCACGAGACCAAGCGCTTCCGCCACCCGCTGGTCGGCGAGCTGACGCTGGACTACGAGTCGTTGACGGTGAACGGCGCTCCCGGCCAGCAGCTCATCGTCTACCAGGCCGCCCCGGACAGCCCGTCGGAAGAGGCGCTGTCCCTGCTGGGCAGCCTCACCGCCGACGCCCCCGCCAACGCCACCCGGCGAGAGCCGGCACAGCACCAGCCCCCACCCCGCCCAGGCCAGTCCTGA
- a CDS encoding universal stress protein: MAGHEIPDPADRRQIADSTAVPEAADDARHSCDPAFQHGVVVGFDGSMSSERALAYAIGMAYRSGSGLIIVHVANRLPTTVWAGCEPPVFVDVPDHRTEVLGLELACAEHLSEVPWILVERGGDICHELEEVGREYAADAIVVGSTHGLVGRIFGSVAGRLARRAQRPVVVVP, encoded by the coding sequence ATGGCAGGACACGAGATCCCTGACCCAGCAGACCGCAGGCAGATCGCCGATTCCACGGCGGTGCCCGAAGCGGCGGACGACGCACGCCACTCCTGCGATCCGGCTTTCCAGCACGGCGTCGTGGTGGGCTTCGACGGCTCGATGTCGAGCGAGCGCGCGCTCGCCTACGCCATCGGCATGGCCTACCGCTCCGGCTCCGGTCTGATCATCGTCCATGTGGCGAACCGGCTGCCGACCACCGTGTGGGCGGGCTGTGAGCCGCCCGTCTTCGTCGACGTCCCCGACCACCGCACCGAGGTCCTCGGGCTCGAACTCGCCTGTGCCGAGCATCTGTCGGAGGTCCCCTGGATCCTCGTCGAGCGCGGTGGCGACATCTGCCACGAGCTGGAGGAGGTCGGCAGGGAGTACGCCGCCGACGCCATCGTGGTGGGCTCGACGCACGGTCTGGTCGGCCGCATCTTCGGCTCGGTGGCCGGGCGGCTGGCGCGCCGCGCCCAGCGCCCCGTCGTCGTGGTGCCCTGA